One genomic window of Deinococcus peraridilitoris DSM 19664 includes the following:
- a CDS encoding ABC transporter substrate-binding protein, with the protein MRKGLFVLGAALALSSASAQGDILKLPLINDPIMNPLIAPDLGSILINKVIFPGLVRQGEDLLPRPDLAKSWKVSNAGLVYTFNLRDDVKWHDGKPFSADDVVFTFKTATDPKSGSRLVSDFSSIKNVEAVNKNTVKFTLSRPFAPFLTLLGHNAGIVPKHLLEGKDLNNLASFNRQNPIGTGPFKVVRSVPGSSITLEVNKDYYGAKPKLSGVTFKVVPDINAQVAQLKAGELNWVTIEPNNLPSVQNDPNIAVKQASAIQHFLVFFNMKNPLFAEAKVREAMQYAVNRKAIIDGVLKGYADYPTGTIPTALSAYYDKNIKPIQYDPERAKTILAQAGWKPNANGQLVNAKGEPFKFTLLVDKGNPSREQAALAVQQDLKRIGMDVTLDTKEFGAVVRDYLLPGKYDANLIWWNTAPDPDQYSYYGIGQSNNQAFYANPKADSLLKRGRETTDLKARQQIYSNYQRLTMTDPPVLVLYYPKEIQAVSKSLTGVPNLGIRDALRYTEVFDLK; encoded by the coding sequence ATGCGTAAAGGACTCTTCGTTCTCGGTGCAGCCCTCGCCCTCAGTTCCGCCAGCGCTCAGGGAGACATCCTCAAACTCCCCCTCATCAACGACCCGATCATGAATCCCCTGATCGCGCCGGACCTCGGCTCCATCCTGATCAACAAAGTCATCTTCCCCGGGCTGGTCCGGCAAGGCGAGGATCTGCTTCCCAGACCTGACCTCGCCAAAAGCTGGAAAGTCAGCAACGCCGGGCTGGTGTACACCTTCAATTTGCGTGACGACGTCAAATGGCACGACGGCAAGCCCTTCAGCGCGGATGACGTCGTCTTCACCTTCAAAACCGCCACCGACCCCAAAAGCGGTTCACGTCTCGTATCGGACTTCTCCAGCATCAAAAACGTCGAAGCGGTCAACAAGAACACCGTGAAATTCACGCTTTCCCGCCCGTTCGCGCCTTTCCTCACCCTGCTGGGCCACAACGCCGGCATCGTCCCGAAACACCTGCTTGAAGGCAAGGACCTCAACAACCTCGCCAGTTTCAACCGGCAGAATCCGATTGGCACCGGACCGTTCAAGGTCGTGCGTTCCGTGCCCGGTTCGAGCATCACGCTGGAAGTCAACAAGGACTATTACGGCGCGAAACCCAAACTGAGCGGCGTCACCTTCAAGGTCGTGCCGGACATCAATGCGCAGGTCGCGCAACTCAAGGCCGGAGAGCTGAACTGGGTGACCATCGAACCCAACAACCTGCCCAGCGTCCAGAACGACCCGAACATCGCGGTCAAGCAGGCCAGCGCCATTCAGCACTTCCTGGTGTTCTTCAATATGAAAAATCCCCTCTTCGCGGAAGCGAAAGTACGCGAAGCCATGCAGTACGCCGTGAACCGCAAGGCCATCATCGATGGGGTGCTGAAAGGCTACGCGGATTACCCCACCGGGACGATCCCGACGGCCCTGAGCGCGTATTACGACAAGAACATCAAACCCATCCAGTACGATCCCGAACGCGCCAAGACGATCCTGGCGCAAGCCGGCTGGAAACCCAACGCGAACGGGCAATTGGTGAACGCCAAAGGAGAACCCTTCAAGTTCACGCTGCTGGTCGACAAAGGCAACCCCAGCCGCGAGCAGGCGGCGCTGGCCGTGCAGCAGGACCTCAAACGCATCGGCATGGACGTCACCCTCGACACCAAAGAATTCGGTGCGGTGGTGCGTGATTACCTGCTGCCCGGCAAATACGACGCCAACCTCATCTGGTGGAACACCGCTCCCGATCCGGACCAGTACTCGTACTACGGTATCGGACAGAGCAACAACCAGGCTTTTTACGCCAACCCCAAAGCCGACAGCCTGCTCAAACGCGGCCGCGAAACCACCGACCTCAAGGCACGCCAGCAGATTTACAGCAATTACCAGCGCCTGACCATGACCGATCCGCCCGTGCTGGTCCTGTACTACCCCAAGGAAATCCAGGCGGTCAGCAAAAGCCTCACGGGAGTTCCCAACCTCGGTATCCGTGACGCCTTGCGTTACACCGAAGTCTTCGATCTGAAGTGA
- a CDS encoding M28 family peptidase: protein MINTQEQGVLDAVHLDTPWALIERFSTLKREDPQDVRQAAEIIEQSLQQLGIPVEIHRPELFLSIPRSAAVRLGDMTFPAKAMAMSLNVPEGLTAPLVYQASQYALDANDVFAHQDINDNQDVRGKIVVTEGFGMPSKVRALEQRGALAVITVNPGERAHWGICTTIWGSPDLYDLPRKPTVAVVNVNQTDGAHLITAAKAGEQATVITELTEGWFESPVPVVTIPGTEETEKFVLLHGHYDSWDYGIGDNAVGDATMLEIARVLWAKRDQLRRSVRIAWWPGHSTGRYAGSTWFADHFGIDLYENCVAQVNCDSPGCRWATSYHDISWMPETEHFAKQVIFDVTGQEAIGERPAQAGDYSFNNIGLSGYFMLLSTMPNDLRAEKGYYAVGGCGGNIAWHTEDDVMDVADRDILLKDIKIYLLSAYRTASSTIIPFDFTLAIKDLQDTLDRYQNAAGQHFSFEWAQQELKTLHTAVSALNEQAKTLNARPLTDPLVRATNEAQLRLARYLVRVNFTREAEFFHDRAESIPALPDLAVAEEIPGASADTIGFYRTHLTRGQNRLLASLRDARIAVERATAVPA, encoded by the coding sequence ATGATCAACACCCAGGAGCAGGGAGTACTCGACGCCGTTCACCTCGACACCCCGTGGGCCCTCATCGAACGCTTCTCGACCCTGAAGCGCGAAGATCCCCAGGATGTCCGCCAGGCCGCCGAAATCATTGAACAGTCCCTCCAGCAGCTTGGCATTCCCGTTGAAATCCACCGACCAGAGCTGTTTCTCAGCATCCCCCGCTCGGCTGCGGTCCGGCTGGGCGACATGACCTTTCCTGCCAAGGCCATGGCGATGAGCCTCAACGTTCCCGAGGGCCTCACCGCACCCCTGGTGTACCAGGCCAGTCAATACGCGCTCGACGCCAACGACGTCTTTGCCCACCAGGACATCAACGACAATCAGGATGTCCGCGGAAAGATCGTGGTCACCGAAGGCTTCGGCATGCCCAGCAAAGTTCGCGCCCTCGAGCAGCGCGGTGCACTCGCCGTCATCACCGTCAACCCGGGCGAACGCGCCCACTGGGGCATCTGCACCACCATCTGGGGCAGCCCCGATCTGTACGACCTGCCCCGCAAACCCACTGTCGCGGTCGTCAACGTCAACCAGACCGACGGAGCCCACCTGATCACCGCCGCGAAAGCCGGCGAGCAGGCGACCGTCATCACCGAACTCACCGAAGGCTGGTTCGAGTCTCCCGTCCCCGTGGTGACCATACCCGGCACGGAAGAAACCGAGAAGTTCGTGCTGCTGCACGGACACTACGATTCCTGGGATTACGGGATCGGTGACAACGCCGTCGGAGACGCGACCATGCTGGAAATCGCCCGCGTGCTCTGGGCAAAACGAGATCAACTGCGCCGCTCTGTCCGCATCGCCTGGTGGCCAGGGCACTCCACCGGCCGCTACGCCGGAAGCACCTGGTTCGCAGATCACTTCGGCATCGACCTGTACGAAAACTGCGTTGCACAAGTGAACTGCGACTCCCCTGGCTGCCGCTGGGCCACGTCCTACCACGACATCTCGTGGATGCCGGAAACCGAACATTTTGCCAAACAGGTCATCTTCGATGTCACCGGGCAGGAAGCGATCGGAGAGCGACCCGCCCAGGCCGGCGATTACTCCTTCAACAACATCGGGCTCTCGGGTTACTTCATGTTGCTGTCCACCATGCCCAACGACCTGCGCGCCGAAAAAGGCTACTACGCCGTGGGCGGCTGCGGAGGCAACATCGCCTGGCACACCGAAGACGACGTGATGGACGTCGCGGACCGTGACATCCTGCTCAAGGACATCAAGATCTACCTGCTTTCCGCGTACCGCACCGCCAGCAGCACCATCATCCCGTTTGATTTCACGCTCGCCATCAAAGATCTTCAGGACACCCTTGACCGTTACCAGAATGCAGCGGGTCAGCACTTCAGCTTCGAGTGGGCCCAACAGGAACTCAAGACGCTACACACCGCGGTCAGCGCCCTGAACGAGCAGGCCAAAACCCTCAACGCACGTCCCCTCACCGATCCGCTGGTCCGCGCCACCAACGAAGCCCAGCTGCGCCTCGCCCGCTACCTCGTCCGGGTGAATTTCACGCGTGAAGCGGAATTCTTCCATGACCGCGCGGAATCCATTCCCGCCCTGCCGGACCTCGCCGTCGCCGAGGAAATCCCGGGCGCTTCCGCGGACACCATCGGCTTTTACCGCACGCACCTCACGCGAGGCCAGAACCGGCTGCTCGCGTCCTTGCGTGATGCACGTATTGCAGTGGAACGCGCCACTGCCGTCCCAGCCTGA
- a CDS encoding IclR family transcriptional regulator, producing MQKSTSTSENAYTIAALDSALRVLETIAEQPGLKLLQLAEKTQLTKSNVFRILRNLEARGYVWQDELHGMHLGSRSYLLGKRAESQWSLVRAAKQPMDDLNRVTQENVHLVVRDGLHSVVVDVRNSSHELRMYARIGRIGPLHAGGTPKVLLAFAEKSVVERVLALPLDQYTSATVRTPQELLAVLEQIRSQEYHVAMNDLDENSFSVAAPIKNHAGDVIAALSVAGPTMRFDEKKHTQYVTYVRQYAAKISADLGYSN from the coding sequence ATGCAGAAGTCAACTTCCACCAGCGAGAACGCCTATACCATCGCCGCCCTTGACTCCGCCTTGCGGGTCCTTGAGACCATTGCGGAACAACCAGGCCTCAAACTCCTGCAGCTCGCCGAAAAAACCCAGCTGACCAAAAGCAACGTCTTTCGTATCCTGCGCAACCTCGAAGCGAGAGGTTACGTCTGGCAGGACGAGCTGCACGGCATGCACCTGGGAAGCCGTTCATACCTGCTGGGAAAACGCGCAGAATCCCAATGGTCACTGGTACGGGCCGCCAAACAACCCATGGACGACCTCAACCGCGTCACGCAGGAAAACGTGCACCTCGTCGTACGTGATGGCCTGCACTCGGTGGTCGTGGACGTTCGTAACTCTTCCCACGAACTCCGCATGTACGCCCGGATCGGTCGAATCGGACCGCTGCACGCGGGCGGCACACCCAAAGTACTCTTGGCCTTCGCTGAAAAGAGCGTGGTCGAGCGGGTCCTCGCACTTCCGCTCGACCAGTACACCAGTGCGACGGTTCGCACACCCCAGGAACTTCTGGCCGTGCTTGAACAGATTCGCAGTCAGGAGTACCACGTGGCCATGAATGACCTCGACGAAAACAGTTTCTCCGTGGCTGCACCCATCAAGAACCACGCTGGCGACGTGATCGCCGCGCTCAGCGTTGCCGGACCGACCATGCGGTTCGACGAAAAAAAACACACGCAGTACGTGACTTACGTCAGGCAGTACGCCGCGAAGATTTCCGCCGATCTCGGATACAGCAATTAA
- a CDS encoding DUF1028 domain-containing protein: protein MIQLRTFSITARCERTGHLGIAVATAIPCVGMLCPFVQADVGAVATQSFVNPYLGLWGLELLAQGHRADQVLEQLRQRDEGIALRQIAIVDRHGRSAAFSGDGCDGWYGHLTGDQYAIAGNMLVGPETLDAMQASFVQHPGESLAQRLLLALRTGQLAGGDKRGKQSAALKVFSTEQYPLVDIRVDDHHDPVNDLQRVYDVVKQQLLPFMDMLPTHANPTGHLDLAEARKRGLVQKEETAPATTS, encoded by the coding sequence ATGATCCAGCTCCGCACCTTCTCGATCACCGCCCGCTGCGAACGCACCGGCCACCTGGGAATTGCCGTCGCGACGGCAATTCCCTGTGTCGGCATGCTCTGCCCGTTCGTCCAGGCCGACGTCGGTGCCGTGGCCACGCAGTCCTTCGTCAATCCCTACCTTGGCCTGTGGGGACTTGAACTCCTTGCCCAAGGCCACCGTGCCGATCAGGTTCTGGAACAACTCAGGCAACGCGATGAAGGCATCGCGTTGCGTCAGATCGCCATCGTCGATCGCCACGGCCGTTCTGCTGCGTTCTCCGGTGACGGCTGCGACGGCTGGTATGGACACCTCACCGGTGATCAGTACGCCATCGCCGGGAACATGCTGGTCGGTCCGGAAACGCTCGACGCCATGCAGGCATCCTTTGTACAGCACCCGGGCGAATCCCTGGCGCAACGGCTGCTGCTCGCGCTTCGGACGGGCCAGCTGGCTGGCGGGGACAAACGCGGTAAACAGTCCGCCGCGCTGAAGGTTTTCAGCACCGAACAGTACCCACTGGTCGACATCCGTGTTGACGATCACCACGACCCTGTCAATGACCTCCAACGGGTGTATGACGTCGTGAAGCAACAACTGCTGCCCTTTATGGACATGCTGCCCACCCACGCGAACCCCACCGGACACCTCGACCTCGCTGAAGCCCGCAAACGAGGGCTGGTCCAAAAGGAGGAGACGGCGCCCGCCACGACCTCCTGA
- a CDS encoding ABC transporter substrate-binding protein: MRNRTRTVHLSVTLALLGVASVSDAQTRGGTLRVGGQADIVGLDPHTVSAASSAWVAEQIYDSLLTVTPKGEPAPSIAQKWNVAGDGLTYTFTLRPNVKFSNGKALTSKDVVYSLKRITNPKTASPRQNDLGKIASITAPNATTVVVKLKEPFAPFLTKVGGSLMGIMPSGYAEANDVNKKPLGSGPFQYASWVPGDAVTLERNPHYWEANKPHVDKLVFKALKDDVTRITNIQTGTIDLALAVPQNQVDTLKKSTSIQLVGGPGTWYDYLGLNLAKKPFDNVKVRQALSHAINRDVIVKTALFGKGTTINCGPIPPSHWAHSDCKVQVANQAKAKQLLSEAGFAKGFDMTIKVGADYKSQVNIAQAIQAQLKPLNINVKVSPMEWGSFLDDFNKKNFDSVVLGWIGSVDPDDFLYYQFRTGEKFNAQGFSNKKVDQLLDQGRRTVDKTKRQEIYRQAQQLIADQVGYVFLHINDQYEAVRPNVQGYVHYSTGSLESLKDTWIKK, encoded by the coding sequence ATGCGTAACCGCACCCGGACTGTCCACCTCAGCGTCACGTTGGCTCTTCTTGGCGTCGCCAGCGTCAGCGACGCACAAACCCGCGGCGGCACCCTCAGGGTGGGCGGTCAAGCCGACATTGTCGGCCTCGATCCCCACACTGTCTCAGCGGCGTCCTCTGCCTGGGTGGCCGAACAGATTTACGATTCACTGCTGACCGTCACGCCCAAAGGGGAGCCTGCACCTTCCATCGCGCAGAAATGGAACGTTGCGGGTGACGGCCTCACGTACACCTTTACCTTGCGCCCGAACGTCAAGTTCTCCAACGGGAAAGCCCTGACTTCCAAAGACGTGGTGTACTCGCTCAAACGCATCACCAACCCCAAAACCGCTTCTCCCCGACAGAATGACCTCGGCAAAATCGCCTCCATCACCGCCCCGAACGCCACCACCGTCGTCGTAAAGCTCAAAGAACCCTTCGCACCGTTCCTCACCAAAGTCGGGGGCTCCCTGATGGGCATCATGCCCAGCGGGTACGCCGAAGCCAACGACGTCAACAAGAAACCGCTCGGCTCCGGACCTTTCCAGTACGCCAGCTGGGTGCCAGGAGACGCCGTCACCCTCGAGCGCAATCCCCACTACTGGGAAGCGAACAAACCTCACGTCGACAAACTCGTCTTCAAGGCCCTCAAGGACGACGTCACCCGCATCACCAACATCCAGACCGGCACCATCGACCTGGCCCTCGCGGTTCCACAGAACCAGGTCGATACCCTCAAGAAATCCACCAGCATCCAGCTGGTCGGCGGACCCGGCACCTGGTACGACTATCTCGGCCTGAATCTCGCCAAGAAGCCCTTTGACAACGTCAAGGTCCGTCAGGCCCTTTCGCACGCCATCAACCGTGACGTGATCGTCAAGACCGCGCTGTTCGGCAAGGGCACCACCATCAACTGTGGACCGATTCCCCCTTCACACTGGGCCCACTCGGACTGCAAGGTGCAGGTCGCCAATCAGGCCAAAGCCAAGCAGCTGCTCAGCGAAGCAGGGTTCGCCAAAGGGTTCGACATGACCATCAAGGTCGGCGCGGACTACAAATCTCAGGTCAACATCGCGCAGGCCATTCAGGCGCAGCTCAAGCCGCTCAATATCAATGTGAAGGTCTCACCGATGGAATGGGGTTCGTTCCTCGACGACTTTAACAAAAAGAACTTCGACTCGGTCGTGCTTGGCTGGATCGGCTCCGTCGATCCGGATGACTTCCTGTACTACCAGTTCCGCACCGGCGAGAAATTCAACGCTCAGGGCTTTTCCAACAAGAAAGTCGACCAGTTGCTCGACCAGGGACGCCGCACGGTCGACAAAACCAAACGGCAGGAGATCTACCGGCAAGCCCAGCAGCTCATCGCGGACCAGGTGGGATATGTCTTCTTGCACATCAACGATCAGTACGAAGCCGTGAGGCCGAACGTCCAGGGGTACGTGCACTACTCGACCGGTTCGTTGGAATCGCTGAAAGACACCTGGATCAAGAAATAA
- a CDS encoding ABC transporter permease, with product MFIFTLKRLLSVIPILLGITIVAYFLTRTIPGDVVAVMLGTNADPEVAAQLRRNLRLDQPVIIGYFDWLVNVLQGNLGESIRSGLPIGQDLAVRFGRTAQLTLAAIILAVSLSIPLGILAAVRRNRAPDQVISITALLGISVPDFWLGTLLILVFALKLGWLPPAGYVAPSEDPSLFLKLLILPAITLGFQVMGILTRFTRGAMLEVLNQDFVRTARAKGAVERSVLYRHALRNALIPVVTVIGLNVGFLLSGTIIVETIFGWPGVGSLAITAINQRDYPVVQACVMLFALTFTLVNLIVDLLYGLIDARIRYS from the coding sequence ATGTTCATCTTCACCTTGAAACGCCTGCTGTCGGTGATTCCCATCCTGCTGGGAATCACCATCGTGGCGTACTTTCTGACGCGCACCATTCCCGGTGACGTCGTGGCCGTGATGCTCGGCACCAACGCCGACCCGGAAGTCGCCGCGCAGCTCAGGCGCAATCTGCGCCTCGACCAGCCGGTCATCATCGGGTACTTCGACTGGCTGGTCAATGTGTTGCAAGGGAATCTGGGTGAATCCATCCGGTCCGGGCTGCCCATCGGGCAGGACCTCGCGGTGCGCTTCGGCCGGACCGCTCAGCTCACCCTCGCAGCGATCATTCTGGCCGTGTCCCTCAGCATTCCCCTGGGTATTCTCGCGGCAGTGCGCCGGAACCGCGCGCCTGACCAGGTCATCAGCATCACCGCCCTGCTCGGCATTTCCGTGCCCGACTTCTGGTTGGGCACGCTGTTGATTCTGGTGTTCGCCCTCAAGCTCGGCTGGCTTCCACCTGCCGGGTACGTCGCCCCGTCGGAGGATCCGTCGCTGTTCCTCAAGCTGCTGATTCTTCCGGCCATCACGCTCGGCTTTCAGGTGATGGGCATCCTGACGCGCTTCACAAGGGGTGCGATGCTTGAAGTCCTCAACCAGGATTTCGTGCGAACCGCACGCGCCAAAGGCGCCGTTGAGCGCAGCGTGCTGTACCGTCACGCGCTGCGCAACGCCCTGATTCCGGTGGTCACCGTCATCGGTCTCAACGTCGGGTTCCTCCTGAGCGGCACCATCATCGTCGAGACCATCTTCGGCTGGCCCGGGGTGGGCAGCCTGGCCATCACCGCCATCAATCAACGCGACTACCCGGTCGTACAGGCCTGCGTGATGCTGTTCGCCTTGACCTTCACCCTGGTGAACCTCATCGTGGATCTGCTGTACGGCCTGATCGACGCCAGGATCCGCTACTCATGA
- a CDS encoding ABC transporter permease — MTPTVPEQRSESRRFVRKYLRNRALMFGSVIILIMALCAVLAPWLAPYDPAEQYTDHALEGPSAQFPLGTDMFGRDQLSRIIYGTRLSFVVSSVSVGIALLLGTLLGLIAATTRGWIDNLIMRVMDVLFAFPFLLLVIAIMAAFGTSLVNAMIAIGIVYTPSFARVTRAASLNVMEQLYIEASHSLGANKARMIFRHVLPNIQGPLIIQTTLSLAFAILAEAALSFLGLGAQPPTPSWGLMLNEGRDFFNMADWLAIFPGIAITLAVLGFNLLGDGLRDLLDPRDQK; from the coding sequence ATGACCCCCACCGTACCCGAGCAACGCAGCGAAAGCCGCCGCTTTGTGCGCAAGTACCTGCGCAACCGCGCCTTGATGTTCGGCAGCGTGATCATTCTGATCATGGCACTCTGCGCGGTCCTGGCGCCCTGGCTCGCACCCTACGATCCGGCCGAGCAGTACACCGACCACGCGCTCGAGGGACCTTCCGCTCAGTTTCCGCTGGGCACCGACATGTTCGGCCGTGATCAGCTGAGCCGCATCATTTACGGCACACGGCTTTCCTTCGTCGTCAGCAGCGTCTCGGTGGGCATCGCGTTGCTGCTCGGTACCCTGCTGGGCTTAATCGCCGCCACCACCCGCGGCTGGATCGACAACCTCATCATGCGGGTCATGGACGTGCTGTTCGCTTTTCCGTTCCTGCTGCTGGTCATCGCCATCATGGCCGCCTTCGGCACCAGCCTCGTCAACGCCATGATCGCCATCGGCATCGTGTACACACCGTCATTCGCCCGCGTCACACGCGCCGCCTCGCTGAACGTGATGGAGCAGCTGTACATCGAAGCGAGCCATAGTCTCGGCGCGAACAAGGCCCGTATGATTTTCCGGCATGTCCTTCCCAACATCCAGGGGCCACTGATCATCCAGACGACCCTCTCGCTGGCCTTCGCCATTCTCGCAGAAGCCGCACTGTCCTTTCTCGGGCTGGGTGCGCAGCCGCCCACCCCGTCCTGGGGACTCATGCTCAACGAAGGCCGGGATTTCTTCAACATGGCCGACTGGCTGGCCATCTTTCCCGGCATTGCCATCACGCTGGCCGTGCTGGGATTCAACCTCCTCGGTGATGGTCTGCGTGACCTGCTCGATCCACGGGACCAGAAATGA
- a CDS encoding S9 family peptidase: MTDLNTLHQATLPSFVPDDLFDLQFIQGAQLSPDGQQVIYALSSVQRDQDCPADLHQACQRVNLWLLSVATHEARPLTHGSHRNWAARWAPDGRCIAFLSDRTGKPQLHLIAPDGGEARALTRLPEGVSSPPAWSPDGQQLAFIARSTTPQDPEKPYRVTQNTYRFDELGNLQDQCHDVHVISTEGGEARKLTEHRLCSSPGWSADGQQILFVSRFEHDILSADQADLRSVSLSGEERAVLDGWGSVQTAAFTRDGHSVAFVGTPKGRLIGSKSDLWIIPLAGGHPECRTGSLHLGLHGNLQPDMPAMLDNPPELQLHPDGHLAYWGVQDGGSIHPYEIALSGPEHCTPVVAGERACWPLSVSDEFLLLCTSTLHCPTDLSILQLDNARETPLTHLNHDLLGARAQPEVVHLGFPAVDGTPLEGWLLTPPGGSAPHPTVLYIHGGPHSAFGHIFSFDFQMLTGAGYAVLIINQRGSTGYGDAFSTRIIGDWGNLDYQDLMSGVDFAIAQGHTDAQQLGCCGLSGGGNLSCWIVGQTTRFKAAVPENPVTNWTSFFGVSDIPWFAVRQMGGLPHEIPEVYHKSSPLTYAHRCTTPTLLIQGEEDRRCPPEQSEQFYTALKAVGCPVEMVRLPKSAHAGSLKGPLWVRQAQNEALLGWMQRFVTRTPRDDDRRSASAPN; encoded by the coding sequence TTGACTGACCTCAACACACTCCATCAAGCCACCCTGCCGTCATTTGTTCCTGACGACCTCTTTGACCTGCAGTTCATCCAGGGTGCACAACTCTCTCCTGACGGTCAGCAGGTCATCTACGCGCTCTCCTCAGTGCAGCGAGATCAGGATTGCCCGGCAGATCTGCACCAGGCTTGCCAGCGTGTCAATCTGTGGCTGCTGTCGGTGGCGACACACGAGGCGCGTCCACTGACGCACGGCTCACACCGCAACTGGGCGGCGCGCTGGGCGCCGGACGGGCGGTGCATCGCGTTTCTCTCCGACCGCACCGGCAAGCCGCAACTGCACCTGATCGCCCCTGATGGAGGCGAAGCGCGGGCGCTGACGCGCCTTCCTGAAGGGGTGAGCAGTCCTCCCGCATGGTCGCCGGACGGTCAGCAGCTGGCGTTCATCGCCCGCAGCACCACCCCGCAGGACCCCGAAAAGCCGTACCGCGTCACCCAGAACACCTACCGCTTCGACGAACTGGGCAACTTGCAAGACCAGTGCCACGATGTGCATGTCATCAGCACCGAGGGCGGCGAAGCGCGCAAACTCACGGAGCACCGCTTGTGCAGCTCTCCCGGCTGGTCAGCGGACGGCCAGCAGATCCTGTTCGTCAGCCGCTTTGAACACGACATCCTGTCAGCGGACCAGGCGGACCTGCGCAGCGTCAGCCTCAGCGGGGAGGAGCGCGCGGTGCTCGACGGTTGGGGAAGCGTACAGACAGCCGCCTTTACCCGGGACGGACACTCGGTCGCTTTCGTCGGCACGCCCAAGGGCCGCCTGATCGGTTCAAAAAGTGATCTGTGGATCATTCCGCTTGCGGGCGGCCATCCCGAATGCCGTACCGGCAGCCTGCACCTCGGGCTGCACGGCAATCTGCAACCCGACATGCCCGCCATGCTGGACAACCCGCCCGAACTTCAGCTGCACCCGGATGGCCACCTGGCGTACTGGGGAGTGCAGGACGGTGGCAGCATTCACCCTTACGAGATTGCCCTGTCCGGCCCTGAGCACTGCACGCCCGTGGTGGCCGGAGAGCGGGCCTGCTGGCCGCTCAGTGTCAGCGATGAGTTTTTGCTGCTGTGCACCAGCACGCTGCACTGCCCAACAGACCTGTCCATCCTGCAACTCGACAACGCCCGCGAAACGCCCCTCACCCACCTCAACCACGACCTGCTGGGCGCGCGCGCCCAGCCTGAAGTCGTTCACCTCGGCTTCCCGGCAGTGGACGGCACACCGCTGGAAGGATGGCTGTTAACACCGCCCGGCGGGAGTGCGCCACATCCCACCGTGCTGTACATTCACGGTGGACCGCACTCCGCTTTCGGGCATATCTTCTCGTTTGACTTTCAGATGCTCACCGGAGCGGGCTACGCGGTGCTGATCATCAACCAGCGCGGTTCGACCGGTTATGGAGACGCCTTCTCCACCCGCATCATCGGCGACTGGGGCAACCTTGATTACCAGGATTTGATGTCCGGCGTGGATTTCGCCATCGCGCAAGGTCACACGGATGCGCAGCAACTGGGATGCTGTGGTCTCTCGGGTGGTGGGAACCTCAGCTGCTGGATTGTCGGTCAGACGACCCGCTTCAAGGCTGCCGTTCCGGAGAATCCCGTGACGAACTGGACGAGTTTTTTTGGGGTGAGCGACATTCCCTGGTTCGCCGTGCGGCAGATGGGCGGTTTACCACACGAAATTCCCGAGGTGTACCACAAGTCTTCTCCGCTTACCTACGCACACCGCTGCACCACACCCACCCTGTTGATTCAAGGTGAGGAAGACCGACGTTGCCCACCCGAGCAAAGCGAGCAGTTCTACACCGCGCTCAAGGCCGTTGGTTGCCCGGTCGAGATGGTCCGCCTGCCGAAAAGCGCACACGCGGGCTCGCTCAAGGGACCGCTGTGGGTCCGGCAGGCGCAGAATGAAGCGCTGCTGGGCTGGATGCAGCGCTTTGTCACCCGCACCCCACGTGATGACGACCGACGATCAGCCTCTGCGCCGAATTGA